In Lathyrus oleraceus cultivar Zhongwan6 chromosome 2, CAAS_Psat_ZW6_1.0, whole genome shotgun sequence, the DNA window AACTAGAATTTGAGCTTATATAACTTTTTTCTTATTCTTACCATCATTATCTTAATTGAAAATATATACATATtaattttttgtttatttttatatttatcaATTAGATCAACTACAAGTTTTTTCAAATATTTCAAATTCAAACTGTTATCTTATCCGCTATCGGTTCATTAGTTATCAACTAGTTTATCTGCCATCCAGTACTTTTCCAACAGATTCAATATGATTAAAACCATCAGGCTTACCCCTAGCAAAAACTTTGAAAAACTTATCAACATCCTCTAATATGGTAGTTTTATCAAAGGCAACAATGATCTGAAAAGCAAACAGGCTCCATTATAATCCAAAGACATGGAAGTATAGTTAAACAGATTTAGTACGGCAATAAATGCAACGCTTACGGTGATTCCATCTTCCATCTTCAACTCGGAAGTTGATTTCAATTTTGGTAGCAGCATCTGCAATAGCTTTGTCATTTGAACTCTTAACTCTTAGCCTTCATAGTGTCAAATAAGGCAAGATCTTGAACTTCCGGTCTTCCGAGTTTCTTTAAGCCAAGAGCAAACAAACCAGCAAAACCATGAACCCTTTGTGCAATGGCTTTAATGCCTACAGGTCTATGATATACAACATATATAACAGCCATGTAGGCAAGTAGTGCCTAAACAAAACCAACTAGAATTAAATGAAATCCTCAACCCACTCATGCAAAATCAAACACTTCTCCAGGAGCACGGCAATACAAAGGTGAATCCATCCTCAACAGGAATATTCAAAGTATCATTTATTTTTATACTTCTTCCACGTTTTTATTCTTCCTCTTCTTCCTTTGCTCCGTCTTTACCTCTTCAGCATGTAATTTATTCTCAGTTTCAATTTCCCGAGAACCAACTAACCCTCCATTTTCACTCCTCACACTGTTGCTAAGTTTTTTGTCTACCTCTATCTGTTCTTTTTCCTTTGCATTCTCACCTTCTAAATTTGTGTCCTTCTTGTTCTTCTTCTCTCTCTTTTGCTTCTTTCCCTCCTCCGTTCCTACTTCTTCGAACTTCATTGCCCTGCTCTGATTCAGTTTCATTTTGTTTCCTTTTAGATAGTTTTCCATCACCCTCCCTATCACCAAATTCATCCTTCTTCTTTTTATCTTTTGCTTCTCACTTCCACCCAAAACAGAACCATTAAGTTCTTGACCCAATTTAACATCATTCCAAATCAGCTTTTCATCACCATTCTCATCATGAACCCTTTCTCTTCCAAACCCATTCTCATATTTCACATCAACACGCTTAGCATGATTTTCCACCACTCTCCCGCTATTATCTGATGTGTGGCTTCCGCAATTCTTCCTATGAGACTGTGATGGTCTAAGCTCCCTGTGAAACTGATTAAGCTCGTTGAAAGCCGCGGAAGCACGGTGGAGATATGCATTGACGACTTGTAAAGCACCATTGTCAGCGGAGACAAATTTGGAGAGAATTTTGGTAGCTTTGGAGAGTGATATCTCCTTAGATGATTCACAACGTTCAGATAGCGTTTTCATTTTTCTCTGATTTCACCTCAACACGCGTATAGCTAGATTCAGTAAACACTTAAAAACTAAGCTATGTTGTCAACCGCACCGCAAATGGAAATCGTGGTGCGGAGTAGAGCTTTTCTGAAAAGCAATGCTCTGGTTTGTTACGTTTTGTAGTAGCAGCTACCGCGGCCGCAAATCGCGCTGGAATGGAGTCACTGCAACTACTTTCCGAAGCAACAAGTGTTTTTTTATTAGAAGCAGCTTTTGGGTTTTTGTtgttttagggttttaattgaattttttattcaaataaaaactctttttttttttaaatcttaaaatAATCTACTTTTTAAATTAATTCTCAAACTAATCCATTTTGAAGGAGACGTCGGAAGAGTTGGCGCTTACTCTCTAAATTAAAGAGGTGACGTTAATTGGATTGACTTATGCATCtagtgttgtcaatccaattgacgcaTGTGTGTTAGATTTTAAAGGAGACGTCAATTGGTCTGACACTTACGTGGGTTatgtaatttttttttgaaaaaaaatctaCATTTTAGATAAAAGTGGAAATctgaccaattgatattaatattaatatgcgtTTGCATACGATAAccaaaaagactaatgtcgttgacCGGGATGACCTAAACTACCTCGGGTACCACATTCCCTAACTACCCGAACGCGTGACCCTAACtcacgttgatgattcaccccaggtgtttgaatatttgaggacctaggaacatcaccaccacctGTAGGAGATTGCCTAAGATATTCAGACAAATCTGCATAGTTCTGTGTATGCAATGAAGCGCTATCACCATAGATGAGTTCGTGAtccatgccagagtagttgggttgtgtttgagttattggagggcGACCAAGACGATTGAAGGGCGACATTAgtgtgaacgatgcgtcgaggaaaTGTTGAAATaattgttgtggtgtttggtagtcatatggttgttgcatgtgtttggttttgtgatgtttgggc includes these proteins:
- the LOC127118338 gene encoding uncharacterized protein LOC127118338, with translation MKTLSERCESSKEISLSKATKILSKFVSADNGALQVVNAYLHRASAAFNELNQFHRELRPSQSHRKNCGSHTSDNSGRVVENHAKRVDVKYENGFGRERVHDENGDEKLIWNDVKLGQELNGSVLGGSEKQKIKRRRMNLVIGRVMENYLKGNKMKLNQSRAMKFEEVGTEEGKKQKREKKNKKDTNLEGENAKEKEQIEVDKKLSNSVRSENGGLVGSREIETENKLHAEEVKTEQRKKRKNKNVEEV